A single window of Streptomyces aquilus DNA harbors:
- a CDS encoding SGNH/GDSL hydrolase family protein: MTSMSRARVARRIAAGAAYGGGGIGLVGAAAVGVLLAEVRLAKRQVGNGHGPSPHVPNAQGLYGLSYSVPGEPPLRLTMLGDSTAAGQGVHRSGQTPGALLASGLAAVAERPVDLRNVALPGARSDDLDRQVTLVLADPGRLPDVCVIMIGANDVTHRMPPTRSVRHLSTAVRRLRTAGAEVVVGTCPDLGTVEQVQQPLRWLARRASRQLAAAQTIGVVEQGGRTVSLGDLLGPEFAANPRELFGPDNYHPSAEGYATAAMAVLPTVCAALGLWPADEERPDVSRREGFLPVARAAAEAVAEPGTEVTAAMPTGPKGPWALLKRRRRRRVPEPERAPVTPSP, translated from the coding sequence ATGACGAGCATGTCGAGGGCGAGGGTGGCCCGGCGGATCGCGGCGGGCGCGGCGTACGGCGGCGGCGGGATCGGGCTGGTCGGCGCGGCGGCCGTGGGTGTGCTGCTGGCCGAGGTGCGGCTGGCCAAACGCCAGGTGGGCAACGGCCACGGCCCGTCGCCGCATGTGCCCAACGCGCAGGGTCTGTACGGCCTCTCCTATTCCGTCCCCGGTGAACCGCCCCTCAGGCTGACGATGCTGGGCGACTCCACGGCCGCGGGCCAGGGCGTGCACCGCTCGGGGCAGACGCCGGGCGCGCTGCTGGCGTCCGGGCTGGCGGCGGTCGCCGAACGGCCGGTGGATCTGCGCAACGTGGCGCTGCCGGGCGCCCGCTCCGACGACCTGGACCGCCAGGTGACCCTCGTGCTCGCGGACCCCGGGCGGCTGCCCGACGTCTGCGTGATCATGATCGGCGCGAACGACGTCACCCATCGGATGCCGCCGACCCGTTCCGTACGTCATCTGTCGACAGCCGTACGGCGCCTGCGCACGGCCGGTGCGGAGGTGGTGGTCGGCACCTGTCCCGACCTCGGCACCGTCGAGCAGGTCCAGCAGCCCCTGCGCTGGCTGGCCCGGCGGGCCTCCCGTCAGCTGGCGGCCGCCCAGACGATCGGCGTCGTCGAGCAGGGCGGCCGCACCGTGTCCCTGGGCGACCTGCTGGGCCCGGAGTTCGCGGCGAACCCGCGCGAGCTGTTCGGGCCGGACAACTACCACCCGTCGGCGGAGGGGTACGCGACCGCGGCGATGGCGGTGCTGCCGACGGTGTGCGCGGCCCTCGGGCTGTGGCCGGCGGACGAGGAGCGCCCGGACGTCAGCCGCCGCGAGGGCTTCCTGCCGGTGGCCCGGGCCGCGGCGGAGGCCGTGGCGGAGCCGGGCACGGAGGTCACGGCGGCCATGCCGACGGGGCCGAAGGGACCGTGGGCCCTGCTGAAGAGGCGGCGTCGGCGGAGGGTGCCCGAGCCGGAGCGGGCGCCGGTCACTCCGTCACCGTGA
- a CDS encoding 4-hydroxybenzoate 3-monooxygenase, with the protein MRTTVGIIGAGPAGLLLARLLHNAGIDSVVLEARDRAYVEHRQRAGILEQGTVDVLRAAGAGERMDREGLRHDGIELRYDRKRHRVDFPGLTGGRSVMVYAQTEVCKDLIALQLKEGGPLLFEAEALAVEGADSDSPAVRFRHEGREDVLECEYVVGCDGFWGVARKAVPEELVRVFERTYPFGWLGILADVPPSHDELVYARHDRGFALLSMRSPSVSRLYLQVPEGTEADSWSDEEIWDELERRFETEDGWALDRGPITQKSVTPMRSYVHEPMRHGRLFLAGDAAHIVPPTGAKGLNLAVGDVVTFARALTHQRDTGSAELLDAYSETCLRRVWQAERFSYDMTTLLHRAPDATPFEDRLQVARLERIAGSRAAETDLAEGYTGFPFE; encoded by the coding sequence ATGCGCACCACCGTCGGCATCATCGGAGCCGGCCCCGCCGGCCTCCTCCTCGCCCGGCTGCTCCACAACGCCGGCATCGACTCGGTCGTCCTGGAAGCCCGTGACCGCGCCTACGTCGAGCACCGCCAGCGCGCCGGAATCCTGGAGCAGGGCACCGTCGACGTGCTGCGCGCGGCCGGGGCCGGCGAGCGCATGGACCGCGAGGGGCTGCGGCACGACGGGATCGAGCTCAGGTACGACAGGAAGCGGCACCGCGTCGACTTCCCCGGCCTCACCGGCGGCCGGTCCGTGATGGTGTACGCGCAGACCGAGGTCTGCAAGGACCTCATCGCCCTCCAGCTGAAGGAGGGCGGCCCGCTGCTGTTCGAGGCGGAGGCGCTGGCCGTCGAGGGCGCCGACAGTGACAGCCCCGCCGTTCGGTTCCGGCACGAGGGGCGTGAGGACGTCCTCGAGTGCGAGTACGTCGTCGGGTGCGACGGGTTCTGGGGCGTCGCCCGCAAGGCCGTCCCCGAGGAACTCGTGCGCGTCTTCGAGCGGACGTACCCCTTCGGCTGGCTCGGCATCCTCGCCGACGTCCCGCCCTCGCACGACGAGCTGGTCTACGCCCGCCACGACCGCGGCTTCGCCCTGCTCTCCATGCGCTCGCCGTCCGTCTCCCGGCTCTATCTGCAGGTCCCCGAGGGCACGGAGGCCGACAGCTGGAGTGACGAGGAGATCTGGGACGAGCTGGAGCGCCGCTTCGAGACCGAGGACGGGTGGGCGCTGGACCGCGGCCCCATCACCCAGAAGTCCGTCACGCCCATGCGGTCCTACGTCCACGAGCCCATGCGGCACGGACGGCTCTTCCTCGCCGGGGACGCCGCTCACATCGTGCCGCCGACCGGGGCGAAGGGGCTGAATCTGGCCGTCGGGGACGTCGTCACCTTCGCGAGGGCGCTCACCCACCAGCGGGACACGGGGTCCGCCGAGCTGCTCGACGCCTACTCGGAGACCTGTCTGCGGCGGGTGTGGCAGGCCGAGCGGTTCTCGTACGACATGACGACCCTCCTGCACCGGGCGCCCGACGCCACTCCCTTCGAGGACCGGCTCCAGGTCGCGCGGCTGGAGCGGATCGCCGGCTCGCGGGCCGCCGAGACCGACCTCGCCGAGGGGTACACCGGGTTCCCCTTCGAGTGA
- a CDS encoding DUF4287 domain-containing protein, translated as MSHVLSEETHRNMLARIPHCTGREVSDWIRTVEEGPALFRFEEKVSWLRHEHNLAYGHAKAIIHEYDLRRAARKFL; from the coding sequence ATGTCCCACGTCCTCTCCGAGGAGACCCACCGCAACATGCTCGCCCGCATCCCCCACTGCACCGGTCGTGAAGTCTCCGACTGGATCCGCACCGTCGAAGAAGGCCCGGCCCTCTTCCGCTTCGAGGAAAAGGTCAGCTGGCTCCGCCACGAACACAACCTCGCGTACGGCCACGCGAAGGCGATCATCCACGAGTACGACCTGAGGAGGGCCGCGCGCAAGTTCCTCTAG
- a CDS encoding Bax inhibitor-1/YccA family protein, protein MRSSNPVFSRRGFSRDNGYAGFNAQPQAGGAAVGTQGNPYAQPQAGDPYAQNPYAQNPYAQQDLQYGAPPQAPVTTGRMTMDDVVMRTGTTLGILIVTAAVAWAALPVDDANINRSYGIAVGAGLIGMVLALVQSFKRKASPALIVSYAAFEGVFLGVVSSVVDNRIASGAAMQAVIGTLAVFAAVLVAYKAGWIRVNRRFYGFVMAAALGFVLLMAVNLLFAVFGGGDGLGFRSGGLGVLFGIIGVLLGACFLALDFKQVEDGIAYGAPKEEAWLAAFGLTMTLVWIYMEFLRLISILNSD, encoded by the coding sequence ATGAGGAGCAGCAACCCGGTCTTCTCGCGACGGGGGTTCAGCCGCGACAACGGCTACGCGGGCTTCAACGCCCAGCCGCAGGCCGGGGGCGCAGCCGTGGGCACGCAGGGCAATCCGTACGCCCAGCCGCAGGCCGGCGACCCGTACGCGCAGAACCCCTACGCGCAGAACCCTTACGCCCAGCAGGACCTGCAGTACGGCGCGCCGCCGCAGGCCCCGGTCACCACCGGCCGGATGACGATGGACGACGTCGTCATGCGCACCGGTACGACCCTCGGCATTCTCATCGTCACGGCCGCGGTCGCCTGGGCGGCGCTGCCGGTCGACGACGCGAACATCAACCGGTCCTACGGCATCGCCGTCGGCGCCGGTCTGATCGGCATGGTTCTGGCGCTCGTCCAGTCCTTCAAGCGCAAGGCCTCGCCCGCGCTGATCGTGTCGTACGCCGCGTTCGAGGGCGTCTTCCTCGGTGTCGTCTCCAGCGTCGTCGACAACCGCATCGCGAGCGGTGCGGCCATGCAGGCCGTGATCGGAACGCTTGCCGTGTTCGCCGCCGTCCTGGTGGCGTACAAGGCGGGCTGGATCCGCGTCAACCGGCGCTTCTACGGCTTCGTCATGGCGGCCGCGCTCGGCTTCGTCCTGCTGATGGCCGTGAACCTGCTGTTCGCCGTCTTCGGCGGCGGTGACGGCCTCGGCTTCCGCAGCGGCGGCCTCGGCGTCCTGTTCGGCATCATCGGCGTCCTGCTCGGTGCCTGCTTCCTGGCCCTCGACTTCAAGCAGGTCGAGGACGGCATCGCCTACGGCGCGCCGAAGGAGGAGGCCTGGCTGGCGGCGTTCGGTCTGACCATGACGCTGGTCTGGATCTACATGGAGTTCCTGAGGCTCATCTCGATCCTCAACAGCGACTGA
- a CDS encoding acetyl-CoA C-acetyltransferase, with product MPEAVIVSTARSPIGRAFKGSLKDLRPDDLTATIIQAALAKVPELDPRDIDDLMLGCGLPGGEQGNNLGRIVAVQMGMDHLPGCTVTRYCSSSLQTSRMALHAIKAGEGDVFISAGVEMVSRFTKGNSDSLPDTHNPFFAEAEARTAEVAQQEGTTWHDPREDGLVPDAYIAMGQTAENLARWKGVTRQDMDEFGVRSQNLAEEAIKNGFWEREITPVTLPDGSVVSKDDGPRAGVTLEAVGGLKPVFRPDGLVTAGNCCPLNDGAAAVVIMSDTKARELGLTPLARIVSTGVSGLSPEIMGLGPVEASQQALRRAGLTIDDIDLVEINEAFAAQVIPSYRDLGIDLDKLNVNGGAIAVGHPFGMTGARITGTLINSLQFHDKQFGLETMCVGGGQGMAMVIERLS from the coding sequence ATGCCCGAAGCAGTGATCGTCTCGACCGCCCGCTCCCCGATCGGCCGCGCCTTCAAGGGCTCTCTCAAGGACCTGCGCCCGGACGACCTCACCGCCACGATCATCCAGGCCGCGCTGGCGAAGGTCCCCGAGCTGGACCCGCGGGACATCGACGACCTGATGCTCGGCTGTGGCCTGCCCGGCGGCGAGCAGGGCAACAACCTCGGCCGGATCGTCGCCGTGCAGATGGGCATGGACCACCTCCCCGGCTGCACGGTCACCCGGTACTGCTCCTCCTCGCTCCAGACCTCCCGCATGGCCCTGCACGCCATCAAGGCCGGCGAGGGCGATGTCTTCATCTCGGCCGGCGTCGAGATGGTCTCCCGCTTCACCAAGGGCAACTCCGACAGCCTCCCGGACACGCACAACCCCTTCTTCGCCGAGGCCGAGGCCCGTACCGCCGAGGTCGCCCAGCAGGAGGGCACCACCTGGCACGACCCGCGCGAGGACGGCCTGGTCCCCGACGCCTACATCGCGATGGGCCAGACCGCCGAGAACCTCGCCCGCTGGAAGGGCGTCACCCGCCAGGACATGGACGAGTTCGGCGTCCGCTCGCAGAACCTCGCCGAGGAAGCCATCAAGAACGGCTTCTGGGAGCGCGAGATCACCCCGGTGACGCTGCCCGACGGCTCGGTGGTCAGCAAGGACGACGGCCCGCGCGCCGGCGTCACCCTGGAGGCCGTCGGCGGCCTGAAGCCGGTGTTCCGCCCGGACGGACTGGTCACGGCCGGCAACTGCTGCCCGCTGAACGACGGTGCCGCCGCCGTCGTCATCATGAGCGACACCAAGGCCCGCGAGCTGGGCCTCACCCCGCTCGCCCGCATCGTGTCCACCGGCGTCTCGGGCCTGTCCCCCGAGATCATGGGCCTCGGCCCGGTGGAGGCCTCGCAGCAGGCGCTGCGCCGCGCCGGTCTCACCATCGACGACATCGACCTGGTCGAGATCAACGAGGCGTTCGCCGCGCAGGTGATCCCCTCCTACCGCGACCTGGGCATCGACCTGGACAAGCTGAACGTGAACGGCGGCGCCATCGCGGTCGGCCACCCCTTCGGCATGACCGGCGCCCGCATCACCGGCACGCTGATCAACTCCCTCCAGTTCCACGACAAGCAGTTCGGCCTGGAGACGATGTGCGTCGGCGGCGGCCAGGGCATGGCCATGGTCATCGAGCGCCTGAGCTGA